The Cyprinus carpio isolate SPL01 chromosome B17, ASM1834038v1, whole genome shotgun sequence genome has a window encoding:
- the LOC122140143 gene encoding protein Z-dependent protease inhibitor-like, with the protein MFTAFSTYGNPLVKNRGKNDELQLRVLFTLVYSSGFLCILKSQEPKTPDVMDLAFKNIDFAMNLYCKISSYHDKNLIFSPLSVSMSFAMLLLAAKGSTHSQIEKGLNLDSLDGTGDATLIPQLFEQLQKNITQNIKLHMEQGTALFVDEHFNAKRAFSDQIKTFFGADVNNVDFNKTELGKSTHHQRVFEQKDRWKS; encoded by the exons ATGTTTACTGCTTTTAGTACTTATGGAAATCCTTTAGTAAAGAACAGAGGGAAGAATGATGAATTGCAG TTAAGGGTGCTGTTCACCCTCGTTTATTCCTCTGGTTTTCTGTGCATCCTTAAAAGTCAAGAGCCCAAAACTCCCGATGTCATGGATCTGGCCTTCAAAAATATTGACTTTGCCATGAACCTCTATTGCAAGATATCAAGCTATCATGACAAAAACTTAATCTTCTCGCCACTGAGTGTTTCCATGTCTTTCGCCATGCTCTTACTGGCCGCCAAGGGCTCGACACACAGTCAGATCGAGAAGGGACTGAATCTGGACTCTCTGGACGGGACTGGAGATGCCACGCTCATCCCACAGCTCTTTGAGCAGCTGCAGAAGAACATCACGCAGAACATAAAACTGCACATGGAGCAGGGCACGGCACTCTTCGTAGACGAGCACTTCAACGCAAAGAGAGCCTTCAGTGATCAGATCAAGACGTTCTTCGGTGCTGATGTGAACAATGTGGATTTCAACAAGACAGAACTCGGCAAGAGCACCCACCATCAACGAGTATTTGAGCAGAAAGACAGGTGGAAAAGTTGA
- the LOC109110620 gene encoding ankyrin repeat and SOCS box protein 2-like translates to MTRFSYAEYIALFRSSDTKRNSPQKTSSGGAANRDETEPSQVSSSVRRAHVQRLSEDDWTALHEAAHRGQTHCVRTLLTDPGVCVDKRTLQEQTPLLLAVQGPHLECVRSLLEAGADPDISNKNKETPLYKACEQESISTVKLLLVFGAAVNQRCYRGWTALHEAARRDNTELCETLLRARAAVDSRNADNVTPAIEAARHGCTEALAHLIRSGAGVNAQTCDGNTALTEACRHGHTDTVKLLLKHHADANKATHTGLLPLHIASQHGHSEIVSSLLPVSSRARVRRSGISPLHLAVEHDRRAVLSLLIESGFDVNSKLSPEHSAGFQDRRVSALYCAVAARNTGAAAALLRAGADPNTDPCSPLLLAAHHGCLETVALLLEHGAHVNAGFPALLLHTDHLDLLQYLLDHGCNARPCFSCDTHHSEQHAHLRTHMHQRHTSATHAQFCDWISSSCWRHKAGRLIDLLLDYVGNVQLCSRIRDLLLDQPEWTSIKEKTSSPRGLMHLCRLKIREQLGPQRLSCVELLPLPGPMQHFLSSRGL, encoded by the exons ATGACACGATTCTCTTACGCCGAATACATCGCATTATTTCGATCAAGCGACACAAAACGAAACTCGCCGCAGAAAACATCATCTGGAGGAGCTGCGAACCGGGACGAGACAGAGCCGtcaca AGTCAGCTCTTCTGTCAGAAGAGCACATGTGCAGCGCTTGAGTGAAGATGACTGGACGGCTCTGCATGAAGCGGCTCACCGCGGCCAGACGCACTGTGTGAGGACTCTGCTGACAG ATCCTGGCGTGTGTGTGGACAAACGCACGTTACAGGAGCAGACGCCGCTGCTGCTCGCCGTTCAGGGGCCACACCTGGAGTGTGTGAGGAGTCTTCTGGAAGCAGGAGCCGACCCTGACATCAGCAACAAGAACAAAGAGACGCCTCTTTATAAAG CTTGTGAGCAGGAGAGCATCAGCACGGTGAAGCTGCTTCTGGTGTTCGGCGCGGCGGTGAATCAGCGCTGTTATCGCGGCTGGACCGCGCTGCATGAAGCAGCGAGACGAGACAACACTGAGCTCTGCGAGACACTCCTGAGGGCAAGAGCCGCTGTAGACTCCCGCAACGCCGACAACGTCACACCCGCGATAGAAGCGGCTAGACACGGATGCACAGAAGCGCTGGCTCACCTGATCCGGAGCG GTGCTGGTGTGAACGCTCAGACGTGTGACGGGAACACTGCTTTAACTGAGGCCTGCAGACATGGTCACACTGACACGGTGAAGCTTCTGCTCAAACATCACGCCGACGCCAACAAAGCCACCCACACCGGCCTTCTGCCACTGCACATCGCCAGCCAGCACGGACACAGCGA GATAGTTTCCTCACTGCTCCCAGTCAGCAGCCGGGCGAGGGTCCGGCGGAGCGGTATCTCTCCTCTTCATCTGGCGGTGGAGCACGACCGGCGGGCCGTTCTGAGTCTGCTGATCGAGTCGGGATTCGACGTCAACAGCAAACTCTCTCCGGAGCACTCCGCTGGGTTCCAGGACCGGCGTGTTTCAGCTTTGTACTGCGCCGTTGCTGCCAGGAACACAGGGGCTGCCGCCGCTCTGCTGAGGGCCGGAGCAGACCCCAACACTGACCCCTGCAGCCCGCTGCTTCTAGCAGCGCATCACGGCTGTCTGGAGACCGTGGCCCTGCTGCTGGAGCATGGAGCCCATGTAAACGCGGGTTTCCCAGCGCTGCTGCTGCACACTGATCATCTGGACCTCCTGCAGTATCTGCTGGACCATGGCTGCAATGCCCGGCCCTGCTTTTCCTGCGACACTCACCACAGCGAGCAGCACGCTCACCTCAGAACTCACATGCACCAGAGACACACCAGCGCCACTCACGCACAG TTCTGTGACTGGATCTCGTCCTCCTGCTGGAGACACAAAGCTGGACGGCTCATTGATTTGCTGCTGGACTATGTAGGAAACGTTCAGCTCTGCAGCAGGATCAGAGATCTCCTTCTGGACCAACCAGAGTGGACGAGCATTAAGGAGAAAACAT CGTCTCCACGAGGCCTGATGCATCTCTGTCGGCTGAAGATCCGAGAGCAGCTGGGGCCTCAGAGACTGAGTTGTGTTGAGTTGCTGCCGCTGCCGGGCCCCATGCAGCACTTCTTGAGCTCCAGGGGCCTTTAG